A window of Microcoleus sp. FACHB-68 genomic DNA:
CGGCTTGCTGCTGCTAGTCCTTAAAACCGGCGAAAAGTCAATGCCGGCAGATCATGAATCTCCCCATGTTTGGGAAGATATTCGGGATGGTCTGCGCTACTTGCGGGAGAACCGGCGCGTCCGTAACGCGATGATTCAATTGGTCATTCTCTTCTCAATCTTTGCCGCCTTAGCAGTTTTGGCCGTTCGTTTAGCGGAATTGATCCCTGCGATGAAAGCCTCTCAATTTGGCTTTTTACTCGCTGCCGGTGGGGTGGGCATGGGTGCCGGTGCCGCAATTCTCGGTCACGGAGGCCAGCGCTTTTCCCACTCTCAAATGAGTCTGGCCGGTTCAATGGGCATGGCAGCCTCTCTTGCCGGTCTGTCCGTATTCACACAACAACTATGGCCGACATTATTGCTGATTACCCTGCTAGGGGCATTTGCCGCCGTGGTCGGCGTTCCCATGCAAACCACCATTCAGGCAGAAACCCCCGAAGAAATGCGGGGCAAAGTATTTGGGCTACAGAATAACGGCATTAATATCGCTCTCACCTTACCCTTAGCCTTAGCCGGTGTTGCCGAAACTTTCTTCGGATTAAAAGTCGTTTTTCTAGGCTTAGCCGCATTAGCCCTCGCCGGAGGCGTCTTAACCTGGTATATTTCCCGTAAATAGCTGTCATGGTTGAGTAGACTTCTTGCAAAAACCCTTAATCGCATCGAACTTTTAACCTTATCTGCCTATTCCTAACGGCAGAGGATGACCAACATCTGCGCTATCATCTGCGTTTATCTGGGATAAAAAAAACAACCATTGCAAGAAGTCAAGTGTTAACGGTTAATTGTTCGCGCCTGAGTGCGATCAACAATAAACCCTGAAAAATCAACACTGCTCACCGGCAACCCATTGGGCAACAAACAAATAAACAATGCACATCGCTTGGCTTGGAAAAAAATCACCCTTTTGTGGCAATGTAACCTACTCTCGCGAGGTCACCAATGCGCTGCTAGACCGGGGATACGAAGTGAGCTTCCTCCACTTTGCCCAAGAAGCCTTCGACCCGGATAACTTTTTTCCTTACCTGCGGGCCGGTCAGTTCGGCAGCACCGTCCGCACTGCTTTACAGAAGTCAAAAATTGCTCCAATTGTTGCAGAAGCAAGCACCGGCCCTGTTGCCTGCGAAGTTTCTCTACCTTGCCTCTACAAATCCACGATTTACACAATTCCCACCTTAAAATCGAGCAAGGTGTTGAGCGACTCGCTGCGGAAGCTTAAGCCTGACTTGGTTCATGCGTCTCTGACGCTGTCTCCCCTCGACTTTATGCTGCCAGAAATCTGTGAGGAACTGAATTTGCCCTTAGTGGCAACGTTCCACCCGCCGTTTGATGGCAAATTGCGGAATTTGACTTCAGGAACGCAGCAGTTGATGTACCAGTTGTATGCGCCATTTTTGGCAAATTATGACCGGACAATTGTTTTTTCCCAACTACAGCGAGATGTGCTGATGCGCTTGGGCGTTCCAGAATCACGGCTGGCAGTGATTCCGAATGGGGTTGATGTCCAGAAGTATTCCCCTGGCCCTTCCCAGTTAAAGGCTGAATTGGGTGCAAAGCGGATTTTTGTCTATCAAGGCCGCGTTGCCTTGGAAAAGAATGTAGAGGCGCTGCTGAAGGCGTGGAAGCGGGCTGAAATGGGTGCTGATAGCCGGCTCGTGATTGTGGGCAATGGGCCGATGGCAGCCTCGCTGATGCAGTTTTACGGGGAAGATTACGGCATCACTTGGCTGGGATTTATTGGGGATGAGCAGCGGCGGATAGAAATTCTGCGAGGGGCAGATGTGTTTATTTTGCCTTCTTTAGTCGAGGGGCTTTCCCTGTCGCTGTTGGAAGCGATGGCGTGCGGGTTGGCGTGTTTGGCGACGGATGCCGGGGCGGATGGGGAAGTGCTGGAAGCGGGTGCCGGCGTGGTTTTGAGGACGCAGGGGGTGACGGGACAGTTGCGAACGTTGCTGCCGGTGTTTGAACAGCAGCCGGAATTTACCACGATGCTGGGGCAAAAAGCGCGTCAGCGAGTTTTGGAACGTTACACGCTCAGCAGCAATATCTCGCAAGTCGAGAAGCTTTATACTGAGGTCTTGCAGCAACACCGGCAGGTGCCTTTAAAAGTTAGCAGCAGTCAGGCAAGATTTATGAATCCGTTTTAAAGTTTTGGTGAATGGAATTTATGCCGGCATCTGCAGATTTGGGGTGCCGGTTTTACATTTATGCCGGCTTACTGTTAACAATTCAAATAACTAAAAACCCAGGATAGTTTCAGCAGATAAATGCATTACAGAATTGGGAAACCGGCCTTTGAGTGCCGGCAGCACAGGACAGGGTTTTTTATCTTCTAAGTTATTCGGTTTATTCCAGGTAAAAGGCGCTTTTTGAGCCGCAGACATCCACAGCAAACGCTTCGCGCGCGTCATCGCCACATAAAGCAAACGAAACTCTTCTGCTGTTTTTAAATAACCGGCTTGTTCCCAAGCATTGCCAACATCTGGAATAGGTTTCTTATGTAAGCCGGCACGAATCTTTGCCCTAGCAACTTCCGCCAGTGTGAACTCTCCAAGAAACTGTACTTGAGGCGGCACCCACAATCGGCCTGGAATCGTTTGTTCGTGCAAAAATGGGAGAAAAACGTAATCCCAATCTAACCCTTTTGCCTTGTGCATCGTGATAATTGTCAGCTTGCCGGCTTGCGTATAAAGTGACTCATTATCATCTGTTTCCACCCCTTCAAATCGCTCTGAACTGACAATATCACTCAAAACTGTCAGCACAGAACTCATGGAACTATTTCCGGCATTTTGTTGAGCAACTCTTTCTGCTAATTTATCCGCTGTTGCTAACTCTGCTTGGTTATAATTCAGCGCCAAAGCTAGAAATGAAATTAAATTATAAATCGGTAATTCCATCCGAGCGCGAAGTAAACTACAACAGTAGCGACGTGCTTGCTCAACCGGCTGCGGTTGCGGTTGCGGATCAAGAGGGCCGGGATAGAGGAATTGTTCGGGTAAACTTGCTAAAGTGTTAAGGTCTTGAGTGGGAATTAGCCGGCGTTCCACCAGTACCGTTAGCGCCGCTTTCAAGTAATCTGGAGAATGAGGCCGATCAAGGAATTGCAGCATTGCTAAAATTTGAGCCGGCACATGAGAACGCCGTTCCTGCTGCACCACATCATAAACATCGATCTTGTCTTTATATTGGCGGCTGAGTTCGTTGCCTAACCATTCGCCTTGCCGGTTTTCTCGCACTAAAACTGCTGCCGTACTTTCTGGGTTTTCAGCAAATAACTCAATAACCCGCGCTCCTATCAACTGAACGGTATTATAAATATCGCGGGGCGTGTAAATTTCCAAGCCATGACCGACCGGATCGGGGTTCGCATTCGCTTGCGGATCTCCCACATCAACCCGGTTAATTTGCTGCTCCTCAAAAGGCGGTTCACTTCCCGCTAAATGAGAATTATTCACCCATTTTAAGACAAAATTAGCCGCCTCAATAATAATTTGAGAACTGCGACCGGCTTCATACATTTTCACGCGCCGGTTTTCAGTTGCACAATCCTTACAGAATTCCCGAAAGTATTTGGGATCAGCCGGTGTAAACGTAGAATTAATTGCTTGATTTGGATCTCCTACTCGGACTAGATTTAAAGTTGGAAATGGGGCATTGGGGATTGGGAATTGGGCATTGGTTAGTTTGCCTCTTTCTCCATCTCTTCCTCTGCGCGACTGAGTTGCGAGGATTTCTAGTAACCGAGTTTGCAAGGGTGACGAATCTTGGGCTTCATCTTCAAAAACGGCAAAGACTTGGTTTTGCCACAATTGCCTTGTCCCTTCATTTTCAAGGACGCGCAAGGCTGCTAAAATCATGTCATCGTAATCGATAAAATCACGAGATTGTAGCAAATTTTGATAATTTTCATATAAGCCGGCGGCAATGGTTAAAATCTCATATTCATCCTCTGAAATACCCTCGCTCATCGTGAATAAATCTTGCGGTAAGCAACCCGATGATTTGGCTTCGTGAATCACAGTCATTGCCAAATTTGGCAACACTTCTGTGCGTAAAACAGATTGCCGGCGTAGTCTTTCTGTTTCCTCTCCATCAAATTGCCGCCCTTCGAGTAATCTTTGATACCGGCGCGGATTTGCGGCGATCCACTGTTCCACACAAGTGCGAATTAGCCGGTGATTTTGAGTCGGCGTTACTAATGTGGCAGTATCGAGGCTTAAATGTGAAAGTTCTGGATGGCGAGTGGCAATGTTCAACGCCAAGCCATGCAATGTATTGACCGTAAACCCGGAATAGGGTAATGATAAATTTTTCAGATATTCGCGAATTTTAGCTTTAATATTGGCAGCAGCGGCACGGGTAAAGGTGACAACAACCAACTGCCGGCGGGTGTGTAACTGGTTATTTGCAATTGCCAAAGCTGCGGCAGCCGCCATGCCTGTCGATTTGCCGGCACCAGGAACAGCGGAAACCGCCAAAGGGCCACCTTGCCAGTCCGTCATTTGCTGCTGTCCCGATCGCAGTCCCTCCCGAATGCGACGCACAGCTAACTCGCGTAGCGCTGCCGGTGTGAGTGCTTGCGTCTCGGTATCCGCACTCTCTGAATGGGTAATATTTTTATCTGAATCTTTTGGCATCGTTTGCTTGGCGGCGGAATTTTGAGCCGGTCGTAATTTTGAGTTTATCTCTTAAATAGCAATTCGGAAAATCCCGTTATCTCGTTAGACAGCTGACAAAAATATGAATATAGCAGCGGGTTTAGCCGGCATTTAACGCCTATCGTCCCTTAATTTCCCTGTAAACTCGCCCTACCCCAACTGTTGGCGTTTCAATTTTTGTATCAGTTATGTACACACGATTTATTTGAGGTTAACTTGGGTACACCCAGGAAACAGCACTCGATTTTCGCTAAACAAATCCTTATGAAAATTGACTTCAAACCCAAATCTGCCCAATATTTTGCCCGATTAAACCCGCCTCAAACCTGTGCCGGCAGCCAGCGTTTTAGTGTTGTCTTGCTGCTTGCAGTGCTATCTGCCGTCATGATGGGAAGCTGTGCCCAGCAAGCCAGTCAATACAACGCCTCTATGGCAAGTCCTCCCATGTCGCCGGCAAGTGCTCCAGCACCAGCAAATCAGGCTGTCGCGGCTGCTGAAGTGCCGAAAGCTCCACCCCAACTGATTAAAAATGCAGGACTAACTCTCATGGTTAAATCCATTGACAAAACCATGAAAGAAGTTTCTGCAATCGCCCAAACCCAGCAGGGTGATATCTTGGGATTTCAGAATCAAAAGCCTCAAGATTCCAGTATGCGGCACACAGCATCCATGCGAATTCGGGTGCCACAAAACAAACTTGAAGCTACGTTAGATGCTTTAAATAGATTAGGAACTGTGCAAAAACAAACCCTCACCGCAGAGGATGTTTCTAATCAGTTAGTCGATTTAGATGCGCGGCTGCGAAATTTACGAAAATCTGAAGAATTGACTTTAAAAATAATGGAGCGATCTGGTTCTATTGGGGATGTTTTGAAGGCATCTCAACAAGTAAATACCATTCGCGATGAGATTGAGCGCATTGATGCTCAGTTAAAAAAACTGCGAGATCAGGTTGCGTACTCGACTATTTTGCTAAATTTAGAAGCGGCTGTTTCTGCTTCGTCTGAGACGGAGCCGGCCCTAGGTTTGCGGATGCAGGAAACCTGGGGACAAGCAACTCAGTCAGTGAGTGAATTTAGTTTAGCTTTACTTGCTTTGAGCATTTGGTTAGTTGCTTTCAGCCCTTATTTGCTGTTAGGGGGTGCGGCTATCTATGGCTTTCAACGATTTAGAAAACACAAGTCTCTTGCGACGGTTAATGAGACGAAAGTAAGGGAGTGAAGGGGAGAAATAAAGGTCGAGCCGGTGCTTGGTAATTATCTATAGCAGAATGGCTCTGATGGGATGCTTTCGTTGGGTTTCGCTTCAAATCCGGTTACATCGGAATCATACAGTAGCGAAAGTGATCGTCTCGCTCGCTATAATTAGCGAAAGCGAACGAGACGGTTGCATTACAACGCCAGCGGAAACAAGATGACCTCTTCCTTTGATTAATGACTTACGGGACATCCTCCTCTCGTTAACCCTGTTAAGAAATTATTGGTGTCAAAGAAATGTTCTACAGACTCAATTTTTAAATCCTCTGTGACTTTAGCAATACTAAGACCAATAATTTCAATAGTTTCTCCTTTCCCTTGATGATCTTTGTAAGATCCCTTAAAGATACCCCAGTGTCTCCACTTAAACACAACGCTAGGAGGCCCTGCAACGACTTCGATTAATTCCCAGTGAAAACCGTCGGGAAAAGCTGTGTGAAAGAGGTTGTAGGAGGATTGAAAGGTTTCATCAGACGCGCGGTAGTGGTCTGAGTTTTCTAGAAAGAGATTATAGGTTCCCTGATCTACAATCTCTTCGGCTGTGTATTCTTTTCCTCCATTAGTTCTCATACGGAATTTATCCGTAACGACAGAGATCCATTGTTGGGGATTGGTTTTGAAGGATGCTTCCATTTCAAATGTTCTCACCAGATTATAGGCGATCGCATTCAAAGACCCTTCAACATGATTGTGTTTCTTTTCCTTTTCCAAGGAAGCATTAGTGTGAGAATAGTCTGGACGACTTCCGTACCGCCATTCTACTCCGTCATCCTGTTTCAAAACTTCTTCTCTATCTTGCACCCAGAGGGGTAAGCCGGGAGTTGTACTCATATCTGTTAATCTCCTAGGATTTGGGTTAATACAAATCTTGATACTACAATGAAAGACTGACGGTTTTGATTCGAGAGTATTGGAAAAAATAATATTAGACTGAAAATTGTCGCCCTGTCAATCCTAGGCAGCCATAAACCTAAGAGAATGTTTTAAAAGTGAAGACGTATTGTAAGAAAGCTCACAAGGCTTAAGCTGAAATTTGTAGATACCGGCCAGGGCTGTTTCATTCTAGTTGAGTAGTGGATATGTTAGTAAAGTATCGTACTCATCCCCCGGAGTTGTATGTCTCAACTTGCCATTCTCGAAGCCTTTGCAGACTTGCCTAACACCTATCGCACCGAGTAACCGAATGGGATTCAAATCTCTAACTAACAGCATCGGTACTTTTTAGAGGACTCAGACTAAATTTTGTTTGCTTATACTCCTTTGAAAACAGATGAATACAGATGCTTAATTCGTTGGGGCGAGGATTTATTTTTTTAACCGCAGATCAATCCAGATGTTGGTCATACTCTTTTTTGGGAAAAGGTTATACCAATTCTCTAAACGTTAACTACAGATAGAGCCTCAAGAATATAGGCTCTTCCCGCTATTGATTTAATAACTTCTTTCGTCAATTGTTCCAGTTGTTTACTAATTAAACTCCTCAACTCATCTAAAGTCTTTGGTAATTCCCATCTCAAACCTCGCTTAAGATACTGCCACACTTGTTCTATTGGGTTTGATTCCGGTGTGTGCGGCGGCTGAAACATTAAAATAATGTTATTCGGTATTTTCAGTTTTTTCGCTTTATGAAACCTGACATTATCTAATTGAATAATCAATACGCTATCCGGAAATCTTTGGGCTACCAATTCTAAAAATATCTGAAAGCATTGACTATTCAAATGGGTAAACTCATAAAAGAAATGCTCTCCGGTTTCGGGTTCAACCACCCCATATATATATGTTCCTTGGAATTTCCATTGCACTTTTCCTATGGGTTTTACCCCCGGGCAAGTAATTCTTCTGCCACTTATTGTTTTTAGTCCTATTCGGGTTTCATCTTGACAGAAAAATCTGATCTTTTTCCCTAACCCCATGATGGTTACTGCTATTACGCTCAGCATGGCTAGGTTTTCTAAAAAGTTTTTTTAAAATCTTTTAATCTTTCCTCTGACTGTTCTGTGCTTTTTGGTCTGGCTATTTTTGGGGCGGCTTTGAGTCGATAATATACTAATTGATGGACTGTTTTATAATTGGCTTCTATCCCTAGCTTCTCTCTCAACCATGAGCAAATTTCTCCATAACTGTCGAATCC
This region includes:
- a CDS encoding SnoaL-like polyketide cyclase; the encoded protein is MSTTPGLPLWVQDREEVLKQDDGVEWRYGSRPDYSHTNASLEKEKKHNHVEGSLNAIAYNLVRTFEMEASFKTNPQQWISVVTDKFRMRTNGGKEYTAEEIVDQGTYNLFLENSDHYRASDETFQSSYNLFHTAFPDGFHWELIEVVAGPPSVVFKWRHWGIFKGSYKDHQGKGETIEIIGLSIAKVTEDLKIESVEHFFDTNNFLTGLTRGGCPVSH
- a CDS encoding glycosyltransferase family 4 protein; the protein is MHIAWLGKKSPFCGNVTYSREVTNALLDRGYEVSFLHFAQEAFDPDNFFPYLRAGQFGSTVRTALQKSKIAPIVAEASTGPVACEVSLPCLYKSTIYTIPTLKSSKVLSDSLRKLKPDLVHASLTLSPLDFMLPEICEELNLPLVATFHPPFDGKLRNLTSGTQQLMYQLYAPFLANYDRTIVFSQLQRDVLMRLGVPESRLAVIPNGVDVQKYSPGPSQLKAELGAKRIFVYQGRVALEKNVEALLKAWKRAEMGADSRLVIVGNGPMAASLMQFYGEDYGITWLGFIGDEQRRIEILRGADVFILPSLVEGLSLSLLEAMACGLACLATDAGADGEVLEAGAGVVLRTQGVTGQLRTLLPVFEQQPEFTTMLGQKARQRVLERYTLSSNISQVEKLYTEVLQQHRQVPLKVSSSQARFMNPF
- a CDS encoding DUF4349 domain-containing protein is translated as MKIDFKPKSAQYFARLNPPQTCAGSQRFSVVLLLAVLSAVMMGSCAQQASQYNASMASPPMSPASAPAPANQAVAAAEVPKAPPQLIKNAGLTLMVKSIDKTMKEVSAIAQTQQGDILGFQNQKPQDSSMRHTASMRIRVPQNKLEATLDALNRLGTVQKQTLTAEDVSNQLVDLDARLRNLRKSEELTLKIMERSGSIGDVLKASQQVNTIRDEIERIDAQLKKLRDQVAYSTILLNLEAAVSASSETEPALGLRMQETWGQATQSVSEFSLALLALSIWLVAFSPYLLLGGAAIYGFQRFRKHKSLATVNETKVRE
- a CDS encoding IS630 family transposase — protein: MLSVIAVTIMGLGKKIRFFCQDETRIGLKTISGRRITCPGVKPIGKVQWKFQGTYIYGVVEPETGEHFFYEFTHLNSQCFQIFLELVAQRFPDSVLIIQLDNVRFHKAKKLKIPNNIILMFQPPHTPESNPIEQVWQYLKRGLRWELPKTLDELRSLISKQLEQLTKEVIKSIAGRAYILEALSVVNV
- a CDS encoding ATP-dependent helicase is translated as MPKDSDKNITHSESADTETQALTPAALRELAVRRIREGLRSGQQQMTDWQGGPLAVSAVPGAGKSTGMAAAAALAIANNQLHTRRQLVVVTFTRAAAANIKAKIREYLKNLSLPYSGFTVNTLHGLALNIATRHPELSHLSLDTATLVTPTQNHRLIRTCVEQWIAANPRRYQRLLEGRQFDGEETERLRRQSVLRTEVLPNLAMTVIHEAKSSGCLPQDLFTMSEGISEDEYEILTIAAGLYENYQNLLQSRDFIDYDDMILAALRVLENEGTRQLWQNQVFAVFEDEAQDSSPLQTRLLEILATQSRRGRDGERGKLTNAQFPIPNAPFPTLNLVRVGDPNQAINSTFTPADPKYFREFCKDCATENRRVKMYEAGRSSQIIIEAANFVLKWVNNSHLAGSEPPFEEQQINRVDVGDPQANANPDPVGHGLEIYTPRDIYNTVQLIGARVIELFAENPESTAAVLVRENRQGEWLGNELSRQYKDKIDVYDVVQQERRSHVPAQILAMLQFLDRPHSPDYLKAALTVLVERRLIPTQDLNTLASLPEQFLYPGPLDPQPQPQPVEQARRYCCSLLRARMELPIYNLISFLALALNYNQAELATADKLAERVAQQNAGNSSMSSVLTVLSDIVSSERFEGVETDDNESLYTQAGKLTIITMHKAKGLDWDYVFLPFLHEQTIPGRLWVPPQVQFLGEFTLAEVARAKIRAGLHKKPIPDVGNAWEQAGYLKTAEEFRLLYVAMTRAKRLLWMSAAQKAPFTWNKPNNLEDKKPCPVLPALKGRFPNSVMHLSAETILGF